TGGTGCAGATGGGCAAAGAAATTCCCTTGTTCCTGCTGGTCATGTTTGTCAGCACCTTAATTCCGTTGTGGCTGTATGCGCGCATGGCGAAACAGTGGTTATAGGAAATATCCCTCATGTTGACAATTTTTTCCGGCTTTCTGATCACCCTCGTATGTTATCTGCTAGCCAAACCGGTAAACCGTAAGTTTCCGCAAATTCCTTTAATCGTGATCGGCATGTGCCTGGTCATTCTGGCTCTTTCCCTACTGGGCATTCCGTATCAACAATATATGCAACAGGTCGATCCGCTGTTTAACCATCTGCTGGGTTATGTCACGGTGGCTTTGGCTATTCCGCTGGCCGCCATGCGCTATGATGATTTGCCCTTGAAAGCACTGGCGGGAATTCTGGTCTTTGCCAGTATCAGTGCAGTTGCCCTGCCGATGGGACTCGCCTATCTGCTACATATGTCTGAACCAACGATTTTGGCATTCGCCACCCGTGCCGTCACGACACCGATTGCCATCAATATTGCAACCTTGCTACATGCCCCATTGGCCATGGTGACCTTGATCGTGATTTTATCCGGCGTGATTGGGGCCGCATTTTCACCGTGGATTTTACGTCATATCAATGATGAACGTGCCTCGGGGCTGGCCTTGGGCTTGGCGGCACATGCGATTGGTACGGCACAAGCCTGGCAGCGTGGAGCCGTTGCCGGTCGTTATGCCGCTTTTGGTATGGCACTGAATGGCGTCTTTACTGCCATCTGGCTGCCCACCTTTATGCTCTCGCTGGGATAAAAAAACCCGTTGCTCAGCAACGGGTTTTTCTTATTCATCCATTTCACATCAAGCCAGTGGGTTACTCACTTTAAACAGCTGCTGATCTTCCAAACGATAGGCAATCAAGTCTTTACCCCAGACACAGCCACCATCAACATTCTGGATTTGTTCATTAATGGTTTTGCCTTCAAGTGCAGCCCAATGACCAAACACCAGTTGATGGGTTTTGGCTGCACGATTGTCGAATTCAAACCAAGGCTGGAAACCTTCTGGCATTGGGTCATCTAGAGATTCTTTAAAACTGAATTCCAGACGGCCTTCGGCATCGGTTAAACGCATACGGGTCAAATAATTGGTAATGACACGTAAGCGCTCGTTACCTTTCAGGTCATGCGTCCAGACGTTCGGTTGTGACCCGTACATTTCTACCAAGAAACGGTCTAAAACCGATAAATCCTCATGTCCGATATGTTGCTGTACTTCGCGAGCTAGCTCAGCAGCTTGATCCGCCGTCCAGATATTGGGTACACCGGCATGGGTCAAAATTACATTATCTTTCGGAAACAGGCACAACGGCTGGCGACGCAACCAGTCAATCAACTCATCACTGTCTATCGCATCAATCACATCACGGGTATTGTCTTTGTCCTTGATGTTTTTCAGTCCACGTGCGCAAGCGATCAGGGTTAAATCATGATTGCCGAGTACGGTGGCCGCTGCGCCCTGCTCGGACAGTTTTTTCACAAAGCGCAAAGCCCCCAAAGAATTCTCACCCCGTGCCACCAGATCACCGGCAAACCAGAGAAAATCCTGGGCGGGATCAAAGCGGATTTCTTTCAGCAAGGCTTTGAGCGCTTCGAAACAGCCTTGCAAATCCCCAATCACATAATTGTAGCGTGCTGCCATGTTAAGCCACCATTTGATCTGAAAGTGCCACGAACTGGCTCAAGCTCAAGGTTTCCGGACGCGCCATTGGGTCTACCCCTGCTTTTTCAAAACCATCTTCCACCAGCATACCTTTCAGGCTATTACGCAGCGTTTTACGACGCTGGGTAAACACATGCGCTACCAAACGGGCCAAGGCTTTTTCATTTTTGGCCACCACCGGTTTCACTGCATGCGGTACCAGGCGGAACACGGCACTGGTCACTTTCGGTGGTGGATTGAAAGAACCCGGAGGTACTTCAAATAAAAACGTTGGCTGGCAGAAATACTGAATCATCACCGATAAGCGACCATATTCTTTGGTATTTGGTTCTGCGGTAATGCGATCCACCACTTCTTTTTGCAGCATGAAGTGCATATCTTTGACTTTGTCACCAAAGTCCAAAAGATGAAACAATAGTGGAGTAGAAATGTTATACGGCAGGTTTCCTACGATACGCAGTGGACGGCCTTCCTGATACAGCTCGGAAAAATCATATTTCAACGCATCGGCTTCCACGATGGTCAAACGCTCTGGATAAGGCACACGTCCCGGCAAACCCGCCGCAAGATCACGGTCCAGTTCGATCACAGTCAGGGCATCACATTCACCAATCAGTGGTGACGTCAATGCAGCCAGACCGGGGCCGATTTCCACCACATTATCCCCCGGACGAGGGTTCACCGAGCGCACGATCTTGGCAATCACCCGCTGGTCATGCAAGAAATTCTGGCCAAAACGTTTACGAGCCTGATGCCCTTCATCTTTAGGGTTTAGGGCATTAATCTGATACATACAACATTTCCAACATGAAATTAATGACGGGCAAGATCCAAAGCCAAATCAACAGCCACATTCAGACTAGAACTTTTAGCCTGTCCACTCCCTGCAAGTGAGAGTGCTGTGCCATGATCGACCGAAGTCCGGATAAACGGCAAGCCGAGGGTAATATTAATTGCTTCACCAAAGCCTTGCGATTTTAGCACAGGTAAACCCTGATCATGGTACATGGCCAAAACAGCATCTGCATGTTTTAGATTTTCTGCAGTGAATAGGGTATCAGCTGGCAGACTCAAGCTCAGATTCATGCCTTGTTTACGATAGGCTTGCAGTACCGGATTGATCACTTCGATCTCTTCACGGCCCAGATAACCGCCTTCTCCTGCATGTGGATTCAGGCCACACACCAGAATTCGAGGCTGCGCAATTTTAAATTTGGTTGTTAAATCATGCAGCAAGATATCAATCACCTGATGCAGACGCTCAGACGTAATCGCATCAGGAACTGCCCGTAGCGGCAAATGGGTGGTGACCAGTGCCACACGCAAGGTTTTGGTGGCCAGCATCATGACCACACGTGGTACACCGGCAAATTCCTGGTAATACTCGGTATGACCACTAAAAGCGATCCCTGCCTCATTAATCACCGATTTTTGTACCGGCGCCGTTGCCACCCCGACACTTTTCCCGGACATGGCATAGTCTGCTGAACGATGCAGTTGTTCTAATACATAAGCGGCATTTTCGGCATTTAATACCCCAGCTTGAACCGGTTGTGCCAAAGCCACATGCTCCACATATAACGTGCCCTGTGCTGCGGATTCAGACTGGCCAACGTAATCGATCAGCTCAACCTTTAAACCCAGTTGTGCCGCACGCACGTGCAGCAAGTCCCGGTCTGCCAATACAACGATTGGGCGTTCATCGACACGTTGTGCTAGGCTCAAACAAATATCTGGACCGATCCCGGCCGGTTCCCCGCTAGTAACATAAAGTGGCAGCACGACTTGATTCCGTGAATTCTCTAGACTATTTTATTATACGGCTGAATAGAAAAGAATGCGGTGTCGAATGGCTTCCTTTTGTAGCGTTAGGCTTTTATAATAACCGACCTGAAAATGTGATATTTTCGTTGTGATTCTACCGATTATCGGGTAGAATTCGCTCTCCTTTTTGTTTGGACTGTTTCCTTGTCCAAACCAACTATAATAGGTAGTGGTTGAATGAAAACTCTCAGCGCGAAGCCAGCTGAAGTACAACACGACTGGTATGTTGTTGATGCTTCTGGCAAAACTCTTGGTCGTTTAGCGACTGAAATCGCTCGTCGTTTACGCGGTAAGCACAAAACTTCTTATACTCCTCACGTTGACACCGGTGACTACATCGTTGTAATCAATGCTGAGCAAGTTCAAGTGACTGGTAACAAAGCACTTGATAAAAAATACTATCGCCACACTGAATTCCCAGGCGGTTTAAAAGAAACTAATTTCGAAAAATTAGTTGCTCACAAGCCTGAAGAAATCTTCCAACGCGCTGTGAAAGGCATGTTGCCAAAAGGTCCTCTTGGTTATGCAATGATCAAGAAGATGAAAGTGTACGCTGGTAGCGAACATCCACACGCGGCTCAACAGCCACAAGTTTTGGACATCTAAGGGATAAAGCACATGGCAACTAATTATGGTACAGGTCGCCGTAAGACCGCAACTGCACGTGTTTTCTTATCAGCTGGTACTGGTAAACTTGTTATCAACAACCGCACCCTAGAGCAATATTTCGGCCGTGAAACTGCTCGTATGGTTGTACGTCAGCCTCTAGAACTTCTAGACGTAGCTGAAAAGTACGACCTTTACATCACTGTTAAAGGTGGCGGTATCGGTGGTCAAGCAGGTGCAATCCGTCACGGTATCACTCGTGCATTGATCGCTTCTGACGAAACGCTAAAACCAACGCTTCGTCAAGCTGGTTTCGTTACTCGTGATGCTCGTGAAGTTGAACGTAAGAAACTTGGTTTACGTAAAGCACGTAAACGTCCTCAATTCTCTAAACGTTAATTCGTTTACCGAATCGGACCAAAAAAGCCTTGGATTATTCCAAGGCTTTTTTTATGGCTGAACATCATTGCACTACTCGTACAGCCTGATCTCCCCCTCAGCAATCTAAGATGATTTTATCGCTGATTTTTAGTATCCTAGTGTATTGATTTTTCGGCTCCTTTGGATTATGTCTTTAGAAAACACCCCGGTTCAAGGAATTACCCTGTATAGTCATGCAGATGATTTTCGTTGCCACTGGATCCGTTTCCTGCTCGCTGAAAAACAAATCAAATTCCAGCTCATTCTGGTCGATCATGAAGATGAAGACCTTGCCAGCTTAAACCCTTACAATCAGCTGCCGATGTTGATTGAGCAAGACCTTAAACTGTTCAACACCAGTATTATTGCCGAGTATATCGACGACCGTTACCGACAAAACAAACTCTATGCTGATGCGCCAATGCCACGTGCAGAACAACGTCAGTATATCTGGCGCCTAGAGCAAGATTGGCTGCGTCTTGCAGATATTATGCTCAAACACCGTGACAGTCTTGATCCTATTGCTAAAAGCCAAGCACAAAAAGAATTACGCGATACACTCATCTCACTGACCCCCTTATTTCAGCATTATCCTTACTTTATGTCAGAAACCTTTACAATTTTAGATTGCATGCTGGCACCCATTTTTCTACGTTTAAAAGAGATGGGCATCGAATTGCCTGCACAACACTGTCGCCCGATTCTGTTGTATTGCCAACGGGTATTTCAACGTCCGGCTTTTATCAAATCCATGACCCTGCAAGAAAAAAACCGCTATAGTGATCTATTAGCTTCGTAAACGAGTAACCTCATGTCAGAACAAGAATTCAATCTCAGCCCAACCCGTCCTTACCTGGCACGTGCAATCTATGAGTGGATCTGTGATAACCAGCTCACCCCCTATTTACTGGTTGATGCTACACAACCCAACACCATGGTACCTGAACAGTTTGTGAAGGATGGTCAGATTGTCCTCAACATTGCCCCTCATGCCGTACATCAATTCCACATAAGTAATGAAGCCATCAGCTTCTCAGCACGCTTTGGCGGCGTTGCACGTGATCTTTATATTCCGATCCAGGCAGTACTCGGTATTTATGCCCGGGAAAACAGTCAGGGACTGTTTTTTGATCCTGAAGAATATGCACATATTCAGTCAGAAGAAAATCCTCTACAATCAGAATCAGCCGAAGAGACTGATACAGCAAAGAAAAAACCAAATTTAAGAATTCTCGATTAACAATAACAGCGGAGTAAATGATGGCTTTTGATTTAGTACAATATTTTGCGGAGCAGATTAAAATCCAAAAGCCTCAGCTGCTACGTGATTTCACACCTGAGCAACAACATCAATATGTATCTGATATTAATGCCCTAACTTTAGGCAAACTGATCAGCCTATGGCGACATGATGAAAATGCTCTTTATCAGGAGATTCGCTCACAGGATCAGCTCTACATTCAGGAAATTGCGCGTCGCTTAACAACAACCCCTAAAAACCAGTCATCTCTGGATAAAATCCAGCTTGAGCATCTGATCTCTGAAGTCTTGACCTTGCAATTGGCCGAAATCAAGCAACTTGATGATACCGCCCACTTTGGTCCAGCGGGTTTAGCGGAGCTGCTGCTTGGACAAATCGAACATCTTGCTGGCCAAGCAGATGACTGGGTTTGGTCAACAAATGAACTAACCGAACTGATCGGCTCTAAACCGATTGCTCAAGAAACGGTATCATTGGAAGAAACAATGAAGGAGTTTCATCAAATGGTTCAACAAGCCGATACCCACCACGAAGAAGTTAATTCAACAGAAAACAGCCCACTTGTACCTGTTTGGTCAAATATCCTGGCTCCTGTTGTCGCTTTAGCCATTATTGCCTATTTGTATTGCCAAATGAGCCAGTTGTTTAACTAAAAATATGATGGCTCAAAGGCTCCTCAACAGGAGCCTTTATTTTTGTATAAACAAAAAACCAGTCAATGATGACTGGTTTTTGTTTGATATCAAAACTACGGATTATTTTTCAGCAGAATAACTCACAACATGCGGTTGAGCTATGGGTGCTTTACCATCTTCAAATGCTTTACGTTTGATCAGGATCACAGCCGCTGCAGCCAAGATACATGGAATCGCAATTGCCAAGAAATTCATCTGGTGTGGCAGTTTCATCGCAAGTAAAGCACCGGTCAAAACTGGACCAACAATCGCGCCAATACGGCCTACCGCAGATGCCCAACCAATACCGGTTGAACGCACGCTGAGTGGATAGAATTGCGCAACATAGCTATATAGTAGAATTTGTGAACCGATACTTGCAGCACCAGCAATTGCAACCAAGAGATACAGTACAGGTTGTGGTGAATTGAAACCGAGACCAACCAAAGCAAGTGCACCAGAGATTAACATGGTGATAATCACTGGCTTAAGATGGAATTTGTCTGCCAAGATACCACCACCCACTGCGCCTAACATCGCTCCAACGTTTAGTGCAAGCAAGAAAGACAAGCTTGTTCCTAAAGAATAACCTGCTGCAATCATCAATTTTGGCAACCAACTGCCTAGTGCATAAACGATCAATAAGCACATGAAGAAGGAAACCCAGAACAAGAATGTACTGATTGCACGACCATTTTGGAATAATGCTTTTACTGGTGCACCTTCAGGAGTCTGCTCTTCATTCAGTACAAGTTGCGTATCCTTCGCCACAACTTCTGGTGTAATTTTCTGGAAAATAGTATGCGCTTTCTCTGTATGACCTTTTTTCACCAAATAGGTCAGAGATTCAGGCAAAAATTTCCAGATGATTGGCAAAAGCAGCAATGGAATACCCGCAAGATTAAACATAATTTGCCAGCCATGATCTGCAATTAATAATTTGCCTAATACTGCAGATAAAATACCACCTACAGCATAGCCACTAAACATCACAGCAACGAGCGTTGCACGCATCTTTTTCGGTGCGTATTCTGAGGTTAGGGCAACAAGGTTAGGCATTACCCCACCAATCCCTAAACCAGCTACAAAACGCAATAGACCGAACTCAACAGGACCTGAAGCAAAAGATCCTAAAAATGTAAAACCACTAAATAGGGCCACACAAATCAAGATCACATTCTTACGGCCAATTTTATCCGCAAGCATACCGAAGAGCATGGCACCAAACATCATCCCGGTTAATGCGGCACTTGCCAACATACCCGCTTGGACTGAGGTTAATGCCCATTCTTCCATTAACAGAGGTAATGCAACCCCATAAATAATCAGATCATAGCCATCAAAGATAATAATCATTAAGCACCATAAAACGACACTTAAGTGAAATGGCGTGAATTTGGCCTTATCAATTACAGCATTTACATTTATTGTTTGAGCTGTCATATGCACTCACCTCCTATTTGTGAGAGTTTATTATTTATCTAACAATGTGCGAACTGCTACACACTGTCTAAAACCTTAAAGGTATATTTTTATACTTTAAATGCATAAAGCTGTTTTATCCTGATAAACAGCTTCATATCATCTGATATTTTTTAACCAATTTTAGAGAAAAACACAACCAAAATAATGAACCATGATTTATTTTTTTTAGGAATCCTAAGCTTATGAGAAACTTAAGGGATCAATACAACTAAAGTTAGCTTGAATAATTTCTTAATACACAAAATTAGACTTGATTTTAATTATTTTCTAAATAATTTCCCAAAATAAAAACCCCCACCATATTTAATGGTGGGGGTTTTTAGGAATAATGAGCTGGCGATGACTTACTCTCACATGGGTAACCCCACACTACCATCAGCGCGAAGAGGTTTCACTTCTGAGTTCGGGAAGGGATCAGGTGGTTCACTCTTGCTATTGTCGCCAGCACAACTGTTATGGTTTTCAGTGGTCTTACTTGATGCCACTTAGTTACCAAATCTTGAACAGATTGGGCTGTATTGAATCTTACTTTAAGGTGTTCATTTTAGCTTTAGTTTTAACTAAATCAAGTATTTATGATGAATCTAGCTTGATACAACAACTGTTTGGGTGTTGTATAGTCAAGCCTCACGATCAATTAGTATTGGTCAGCTTCACATATCACTATGCTTCCACATCCAACCTATCAACGTCCTAGTCTTGAACGGATCTTTAGAGGACATAAAGTCCTAGGGAAATCTTATCTTGAGGTAGGCTTCCCGCTTAGATGCTTTCAGCGGTTATCCCTTCCGAACATAGCTACCCGGCGATGCGACTGGCGTCACAACCGGTACACCAGAGGTTCGTCCACTCTGGTCCTCTCGTACTAGGAGCAGATCCTCTCAAATTTCCAGCGCCCACGGTAGATAGGGACCGAACTGTCTCACGACGTTCTAAACCCAGCTCGCGTACCTCTTTAAATGGCGAACAGCCATACCCTTGGGACCTGCTTCAGCCCCAGGATGAGATGAGCCGACATCGAGGTGCCAAACACCGCCGTCGATATGAACTCTTGGGCGGTATCAGCCTGTTATCCCCAGAGTACCTTTTATCCGTTGAGCGATGGCCCTTCCATACAGAACCACCGGATCACTAAGACCTACTTTCGTACCTGCTCGACTTGTGGGTCTCGCAGTTAAGCGCGCTTTTGCCTTTATACTCTACGCGTGATTTCCGACCACGCTGAGCGCACCTTCGTACTCCTCCGTTACTCTTTAGGAGGAGACCGCCCCAGTCAAACTACCCACCAGACATGGTCCTCGACCCAGATTATGGGTCAGAGTTAGAACCTCAACATTACCAGGGTGGTATTTCAAGGACGGCTCCATTGGAACTGGCGTTCCAACTTCAAAGCCTCCCACCTATCCTACACAAGTAAGGTCAAAGTTCAATGTCAAGCTGCAGTAAAGGTTCACGGGGTCTTTCCGTCTAGCCGCGGGTACACTGCATCTTCACAGCGATTTCGATTTCACTGAGCCTCTGCTGGAGACAGCGCCGCCATCATTATGCCATTCGTGCAGGTCGGAACTTACCCGACAAGGAATTTCGCTACCTTAGGACCGTTATAGTTACGGCCGCCGTTTACTGGGGCTTCGATCAAGAGCTTCGCTTACGCTAACCCCATCAATTAACCTTCCAGCACCGGGCAGGCATCACACCCTATACGTCCACTTTCGTGTTTGCAGAGTGCTATGTTTTTAATAAACAGTTGCAGCGGCCTGGTTTCTGTGGCTGCCAGCAGCTCAAGGAGCAAGTCCTATCACCGCCGGCAGCGTACCTTCTCCCGAAGTTACGGTACCATTTTGCCTAGTTCCTTCAGCAGAGTTCTCTCAAGCGCCTTGGTCTACTCGACCTGACCACCTGTGTCGGTTTCGGGTACGATTCCTGTGTAACTGAAGCTTAGAGACTTTTCCTGGAAGCATGGTATCAGCCACTTCACTGTACAAGTACAGCTTGCTATCAGATCTCAGCATAGAGTACCCCGGATTTGCCTAAGATACATGCCTACATCCTTTCACCTGGACAACCAACGCCAGGCTGACTTAACCTTCTCCGTCCTCTCATCGCATTACACAGAAGTATTGGAATATTAACCAATTTCCCATCGACTACGCCTTTCGGCCTCGCCTTAGGGGTCGACTCACCCAGCCCCGATTAACGTTGGACTGGAACCCTTGGTCTTTCGGCGAACGGGTTTTTCACCCGTTTTGTCGTTACTCACGTCAGCATTCGCACTTCTGATACCTCCAGCAGACTTCTCAATCCACCTTCATCGGCTTACAGAACGCTCCCCTACCACGCATACAAAGTATACATCCGCAGCTTCGGCACATAGTTTTAGCCCCGTTACATCTTCCGCGCAGGCCGACTCGACTAGTGAGCTATTACGCTTTCTTTAAAGGGTGGCTGCTTCTAAGCCAACCTCCTAGCTGTCTATGCCTTCCCACATCGTTTCCCACTTAACTATGATTTTGGGGCCTTAGCTGGCGGTCTGGATTGTTTTCCTCTTGACTACGGACGTTAGCACCCGCAGTCTGTCTCCCGGATAGTACTCATAGGTATTCGGAGTTTGCATCGGTTTGGTAAGTCGGGATGACCCCCTAGCCGAAACAGTGCTCTACCCCCTATGGTATTCGTCCGAGGCGCTACCTAAATAGCTTTCGGGAGAACCAGCTATCACCGAGTTTGATTAGCCTTTCACCCCTATCCACAAGTCATCCCCCGGCTTTTCAACGACGGTGGGTTCGGTCCTCCAGTTAGTGTTACCCAACCTTCAACCTGCTCATGGATAGATCACCCGGTTTCGGGTCTATACCCAGCAACTAGACGCCCTATTAAGACTCGATTTCTCTACGGCTCCCTATACGGTTAACCTCGCTACTGAATATAAGTCGCTGACCCATTATACAAAAGGTACGCAGTCACACCACGAAGGTGCTCCCACTGCTTGTATGCATGCGGTTTCAGGATCTATTTCACTCCCTCACAGGGGTTCTTTTCGCCTTTCCCTCACGGTACTGGTTCACTATCGGTCAGTCAGGAGTATTTAGCCTTGGAGGATGGTCCCCATATTCAGACAAGGTTTCACGTGCCTCGCCCTACTCGACATCATTATCTAAGCCCTTTCGTGTACAGGACTATCACCCACTATGGTTGCACTTCCCAGAGCATTCCACTAAAACTTAGATAACTTAATGGGCTAGTCCCCGTTCGCTCGCCGCTACTAAGGGAATCTCAATTGATTTCTTTTCCTAAGGGTACTGAGATGTTTCACTTCCCCTCGTTCGCCTTGCATGACTATGTATTCATCATGCAATACCTATCTTATGATAGGTGGGTTCCCCATTCAGATATCTCCGGATCACAGGATATTTGCCGCCTCCCCGAAGCTTTTCGCAGGCTATCACGTCTTTCTTCGCCTCTGACTGCCAAGGCATCCACCACATGCACTTAATTACTTGACTATACAACCCCAAACAGTCGTTAATCCCTACAAGTAGGATCAAGACAGATTAACTAATTACTTAGTCAATCCACAGTTTGTTGCCCGTGCATTTAAGCACTGTACAGCTTCAATCTAAATTCATATACCAAAACGCTTGATTCAGTTAATTTGCTAGTTCTCAATTTCATTCAACATTCACAATTGCTTGCTACTGTCTTCTGAATTGAGTGAACAATTTATTTTAGACTCAATTTTGCCAATCTGTTAATGAATAAACACGCCTTCGTCAGGTCATGCTTAATACCGTGATACTTAAATCACAGAAATTAATAAACATCATCGTATTCATTAAGTTCTGCAATCTTTAGCTTTAGCCTCGTACCGAAATACGTGGTGGAGACTAGGAGAGTCGAACTCCTGACCTCCTGCGTGCAAAGCAGGCGCTCTACCAACTAAGCTAAGTCCCCAGCTATATCATTAGTCAATGTATCGTATGAGTATGTCATGGTGGGTCTGACAAGACTTGAACTTGTGACCCCACGCTTATCAAGCGTGTGCTCTAACCAACTGAGCTACAGACCCTCAGATACATCGTCATGAAGAACAACTTGTTGTGGATTCTTACTAATCGTCAATCTTTCGTTAAGGAGGTGATCCAGCCGCAGGTTCCCCTACGGCTACCTTGTTACGACTTCACCCCAGTCATCGGCCACACCGTGGTAACCGCCCTCTTTGCAGTTAGGCTAGCTACTTCTGGTGCAACAAACTCCCATGGTGTGACGGGCGGTGTGTACAAGGCCCGGGAACGTATTCACCGCGGCATTCTGATCCGCGATTACTAGCGATTCCGACTTCATGGAGTCGAGTTGCAGACTCCAATCCGGACTACGATCGGCTTTTTGAGATTAGCATCACATCGCTGTGTAGCAACCCTTTGTACCGACCATTGTAGCACGTGTGTAGCCCTGGCCGTAAGGGCCATGATGACTTGACGTCGTCCCCGCCTTCCTCCAGTTTGTCACTGGCAGTATCCTTAAAGTTCCCACCCGAAGTGCTGGCAAATAAGGAAAAGGGTTGCGCTCGTTGCGGGACTTAACCCAACATCTCACGACACGAGCTGACGACAGCCATGCAGCACCTGTATGTAAGTTCCCGAAGGCACCAATCCATCTCTGGAAAGTTCTTACTATGTCAAGGCCAGGTAAGGTTCTTCGCGTTGCATCGAATTAAACCACATGCTCCACCGCTTGTGCGGGCCCCCGTCAATTCATTTGAGTTTTAGTCTTGCGACCGTACTCCCCAGGCGGTCTACTTATCGCGTTAGCTGCGCCACTAAAGCCTCAAAGGCCCCAACGGCTAGTAGACATCGTTTACGGCATGGACTACCAGGGTATCTAATCCTGTTTGCTCCCCATGCTTTCGTACCTCAGCGTCAGTATTAGGCCAGATGGCTGCCTTCGCCATCGGTATTCCTCCAGATCTCTACGCATTTCACCGCTACACCTGGAATTCTACCATCCTCTCCCATACTCTAGCTTCCCAGTATCGAATGCAATTCCCAAGTTAAGCTCGGGGATTTCACATCCGACTTAAAAAGCCGCCTACGCACGCTTTACGCCCAGTAAATCCGATTAACGCTCGCACCCTCTGTATTACCGCGGCTGCTGGCACAGAGTTAGCCGGTGCTTATTCTGCGAGTAACGTCCACTTATCCCAGGTATTAACTAGGTAAGCCTCCTCCTCGCTTAAAGTGCTTTACAACCAAAAGGCCTTCTTCACACACGCGGCATGGCTGGATCAGGGTTCCCCCCATTGTCCAATATTCCCCACTGCTGCCTCCCGTAGGAGTCTGGGCCGTGTCTCAGTCCCAGTGTGGCGGATCATCCTCTCAGACCCGCTACAGATCGTCGCCTTGGTAGGCCTTTACCCCACCAACTAGCTAATCCGACTTAGGCTCATCTATTAGCGCAAGGTCCGAAGATCCCCTGCTTTCTCCCGTAGGACGTATGCGGTATTAGCGTTCCTTTCGAAACGTTGTCCCCCACTAATAGGCAGATTCCTAAGCATTACTCACCCGTCCGCCGCTAAGCTAAGGTGCAAGCACCCTCGCTCCGCTCGACTTGCATGTGTTAAGCCTGCCGCCAGCGTTCAATCTGAGCCATGATCAAACTCTTCAGTTTAAAATCATTTGCCACTTTTTCGAAGTGGCCAAATCTGGCTCATTAATCTTACTGACTAAAAATTCGCTCAAATAAACTTCGAGTAATTTCTACCAATTCAATCAAT
This portion of the Acinetobacter sp. GSS19 genome encodes:
- the rsmA gene encoding 16S rRNA (adenine(1518)-N(6)/adenine(1519)-N(6))-dimethyltransferase RsmA, coding for MYQINALNPKDEGHQARKRFGQNFLHDQRVIAKIVRSVNPRPGDNVVEIGPGLAALTSPLIGECDALTVIELDRDLAAGLPGRVPYPERLTIVEADALKYDFSELYQEGRPLRIVGNLPYNISTPLLFHLLDFGDKVKDMHFMLQKEVVDRITAEPNTKEYGRLSVMIQYFCQPTFLFEVPPGSFNPPPKVTSAVFRLVPHAVKPVVAKNEKALARLVAHVFTQRRKTLRNSLKGMLVEDGFEKAGVDPMARPETLSLSQFVALSDQMVA
- a CDS encoding ClpXP protease specificity-enhancing factor, with amino-acid sequence MSEQEFNLSPTRPYLARAIYEWICDNQLTPYLLVDATQPNTMVPEQFVKDGQIVLNIAPHAVHQFHISNEAISFSARFGGVARDLYIPIQAVLGIYARENSQGLFFDPEEYAHIQSEENPLQSESAEETDTAKKKPNLRILD
- the rplM gene encoding 50S ribosomal protein L13; the protein is MKTLSAKPAEVQHDWYVVDASGKTLGRLATEIARRLRGKHKTSYTPHVDTGDYIVVINAEQVQVTGNKALDKKYYRHTEFPGGLKETNFEKLVAHKPEEIFQRAVKGMLPKGPLGYAMIKKMKVYAGSEHPHAAQQPQVLDI
- the rpsI gene encoding 30S ribosomal protein S9 codes for the protein MATNYGTGRRKTATARVFLSAGTGKLVINNRTLEQYFGRETARMVVRQPLELLDVAEKYDLYITVKGGGIGGQAGAIRHGITRALIASDETLKPTLRQAGFVTRDAREVERKKLGLRKARKRPQFSKR
- a CDS encoding glutathione S-transferase N-terminal domain-containing protein → MSLENTPVQGITLYSHADDFRCHWIRFLLAEKQIKFQLILVDHEDEDLASLNPYNQLPMLIEQDLKLFNTSIIAEYIDDRYRQNKLYADAPMPRAEQRQYIWRLEQDWLRLADIMLKHRDSLDPIAKSQAQKELRDTLISLTPLFQHYPYFMSETFTILDCMLAPIFLRLKEMGIELPAQHCRPILLYCQRVFQRPAFIKSMTLQEKNRYSDLLAS
- a CDS encoding LrgB family protein; amino-acid sequence: MLTIFSGFLITLVCYLLAKPVNRKFPQIPLIVIGMCLVILALSLLGIPYQQYMQQVDPLFNHLLGYVTVALAIPLAAMRYDDLPLKALAGILVFASISAVALPMGLAYLLHMSEPTILAFATRAVTTPIAINIATLLHAPLAMVTLIVILSGVIGAAFSPWILRHINDERASGLALGLAAHAIGTAQAWQRGAVAGRYAAFGMALNGVFTAIWLPTFMLSLG
- the pdxA gene encoding 4-hydroxythreonine-4-phosphate dehydrogenase PdxA; the encoded protein is MLPLYVTSGEPAGIGPDICLSLAQRVDERPIVVLADRDLLHVRAAQLGLKVELIDYVGQSESAAQGTLYVEHVALAQPVQAGVLNAENAAYVLEQLHRSADYAMSGKSVGVATAPVQKSVINEAGIAFSGHTEYYQEFAGVPRVVMMLATKTLRVALVTTHLPLRAVPDAITSERLHQVIDILLHDLTTKFKIAQPRILVCGLNPHAGEGGYLGREEIEVINPVLQAYRKQGMNLSLSLPADTLFTAENLKHADAVLAMYHDQGLPVLKSQGFGEAINITLGLPFIRTSVDHGTALSLAGSGQAKSSSLNVAVDLALDLARH
- a CDS encoding symmetrical bis(5'-nucleosyl)-tetraphosphatase, translating into MAARYNYVIGDLQGCFEALKALLKEIRFDPAQDFLWFAGDLVARGENSLGALRFVKKLSEQGAAATVLGNHDLTLIACARGLKNIKDKDNTRDVIDAIDSDELIDWLRRQPLCLFPKDNVILTHAGVPNIWTADQAAELAREVQQHIGHEDLSVLDRFLVEMYGSQPNVWTHDLKGNERLRVITNYLTRMRLTDAEGRLEFSFKESLDDPMPEGFQPWFEFDNRAAKTHQLVFGHWAALEGKTINEQIQNVDGGCVWGKDLIAYRLEDQQLFKVSNPLA